The segment cagacctgaaattagtagtaaaatgtcgagacaatgctatcctgcaagtttgagtgaaagttgacaggacgatggcgcccggagtgcacacggtcctccgaaaaatccgcgaaacgaagggggatctgttcgtctttgcacaaggattccagatcttcaattacagccgcgtacctacaacctacacacagaaaagagaggacgattggggggttagggattaggggtttgccttcaggtcaaaccccggttttggaattaaccaagaaatgagaatgctgtaaatgtaaatgtttgtaatgtaatcaagtactgataccttgttgtaagaatgtttgtattcttacatgcgaaggtgtaatgatgttgtatgttgtatgttgtgtgttttaggtgatctcctcttcaatggttgaatccttgtcttgaatgcaacacctagccttgaatggagacctagaatgctcaattgcttgaaggaatgcttgaacgtttgaatgtttgaatgttttaatgtttgcctatcgcttccgcctcttgcacacatatgttttttctcctttttctgagaggggaaatgtagtttatatacttgtcaattagggttaggagactgatttttccgaccttaggccgacctaggagcattattttccaaattgcaaacttgaagacccgatgcccaacaagagaccgggcccaaaatagggccagggaccagggcgctgggcaccatgttcccacctcccgggacagcagagtgcaaggaggatcaggccaaggtgcaaaaagatgcagtttttgatgtcgtaaataggtttcggggtctccattcaggttcaacgttgcgccgccatcgtgaagacccaaatgcagtcgaaattgcaagtgtcacaattttacgtcGCTACAAACACCATACAAAAACTATTTGTCTAGGTTCACCATTAAATTCAATTCAGTTTTTTATACCTTGACTAATCACTTTTTACATTCTTTCACAATATTTTTTGATAATCTAATTTTGAACTACGTGTTATTGTAAACaatcattcaaaaattgaaatGGAATCAAATGCAAAACAAGTGAATTCTATTCCAAACCTCTATATATAGATcacaaaaatgatcaaaaacaacataataactcTAGAATTAACTCGAAGTATTACCCATGACTTCATTGTGATTTAATTTGTTATTTGACTAGTTTATATGTGAATGCTCCTTTGCTTGAAGACTACTTGATTGGATATCATGCATTTAGCTCAATAGATAATGAAATGAGGGAAGGAGTgcctaaattttaaaaatttagaaaggGAAATGGATGGTAAAGATTTGATGGTGAGATCAATGGTGAAGGATGTTTGAAGAGATTTACATAAGAACAAAAGAGAGAATGGAGGGTTGAAATGAAGGTTGTTAGATTGTCTGTCTAAGATGAATCTACTAAATTTAGTATGTGACTTGCACAGGAGAAAGAGTAACTGCCTCGGGCATATTTGAGCAGAGGAGTAGCTTGCAAAATGTGGAAGCCTTGACAAACgatgtgaactgtttgatagaatgcttcAAACAAATGTGTTCTCATGGAACACCCTGCTTGCGGTATATCTGCAAagaggatttgttgaaaaggcattAGAAACTTGCAAGAAAATGCAATTTGCAGGTGTAAATCCAGGATCCTCAACCTTTGTCAACATTCAAACAGGCTACACACACCATCATAGGATTAAAAAATAGAGATGTTTTGTCAGCTGTAGCAGTTGCAGCTGCGCTGGTAGACATGTATACAAAATggggaagcatagacaaggcacatgaactgtttgacagaataccCAAAAGAAAAGTGTTCTCATGCAATGCGCTGGTTGCAGGATattcacaaaatggatttgttgaaaaggcttcagAACTTTCAACCAAAGAATGAGCTGAACAGATCTGAGCATGTCATAATCTCTTGATACACCTTGGCCCACGAAAATGTATGACTAGAAATGTTTATAAAATTCCAATCACAGAACTTACAATCAAATGCATGCAGAAATGATTAacataataatttctttaaaaatatatatatagagtttTAATTCGATTACACAAGAGTGACTGTAGTGATCGataagatatggtttgtagatgcGCACCAGTTTAAGATGATTGATAGTTCAATTTCTTTTTCCCTTGTGCAAGTCTTAGGTTTAAAATTAACATTAATAAAAACTGTAGAAAATAAATTTACATTATAAGTTGGGGGAAAAAATACATGTCAAATATTGAGTAAATAGGTATAAAGATTCACCAAATTTATGGTTGCTCAAAGTTAGATATGCAagtaggttagatcattttgtgtGTCAAAGAACTCTCAAATGAAAGCATATAAGCATGGCAGGTGAAATCTATTAGATTTCTTTATGCATCGATTTTTCAAACTATTATCCCAAAACAAAATAAGAAAGTAAACATGAATGTCTTAATTGAAACCAatggaatatttgaaaaaaaaataagaatgtcatcaaGCTAATCATATAGAAAAGATTTATAGAGgccaacaatgaatatcattacaTGGTATTTTAAAATGATGAAAAGAGATAGTGAGATAAATAGATAGAATGGAAGGGAGGGGGAGGGACAAATATAAAAAGAGGAGAGGGGGCTAGAGgtatagaaagagggagtgatagggagagagggagagagggagatatggaAGGAGGGGAAAAGGGAGACTGCGAGAGAGGGAGACATAGTGAGATAAAAtcatagagataatgagatatagatagtgTAGATAATAGTTAATgtcaaattatttattatttttcttattttttagtttaatataaaatattaaatattctgaattatattttataattaattataattttcattttcaaaagtaTAAGAAAAATCCAATCATAGCTTAACTACATTCAATGTGACTATTTCCTCTATATATGGTTTTAAATCTATTTAAGCTAATCAAATGAAATTAAATGCAAAATATTACTATTGTATAAACTACCTCTGAAACTTTTTTTATAATAAGTAGAACAAACATATTGACTACAACTAATTTAATAAACCTACTTATAATGAAATGCTTCAAAACTACTTGGTTTAGAGATTAGGTAATAGGATATTTATTAGTACATGATACTCAAATAAGGTCAACATGTACATCTTCTTATGGATTGCAACTTCTAATAAGCataatgatgatatgataaaatttAAAATGTATTAATATTTAAATCTTAATAGGGTCATACAAGATTTAAATATAGTGATGCATAGTTTATTTGcatattttgaaatacttattcTATCAAGTCTTAAAACTATTGCACCTTGGCAAATAAATTTTCACCATCTTTCCGGAGTATATTTTGGTCATTTACTTTTGAACCAAGTTTCAcatttaaaatcatttaatttctagaattaattaaatatttattattttcaatctcaattcatatatataaattgattatttattatgtttcttaaattttttattaatctAGAATATTTATGTCCATAAAAAGCAAACCAATTAATTAACACTCCTTATAAATTAATGTTAATTAttgattttaaattaattaaaagtaAGTGAAAACAATATAAGATGGATTcataaacaatcaccatcttcattaatAAACTCATTTAATACTGTGATGGTGAAACTTGAATTCCTTAATGTCAATCATTATCTTCATTGGTAAACTTAGTTAATACTCTCATGGTGAAAGTTGAATTCTTGAATGTCAATCGTTagcttcattaataaaatatatatacataagaaTGGTTAACTTTTTTAACAAGCTTCCCACACTGCCGATGCTTAGATCAATGcaataaattatataatttttgCTTTTCTTCTGTAAGATGCTGAGTACACGTATAGTATGAAACCAAGAATATGTGAGGTGTGCACGACTTTctttgtttttaagaaaataaaatgctGGTCACCTCACTCCACGGCTGACCAgtaaagatagagatagaagatGTGGAAGGTTGGGCTTTCATTCGCTGTGGACCATTAAACGCTTAATTCAATACTATATAAAAAACAATTGTTGAAGAATGTTTAGTTATATCGGCCCTTGCTAGAAAGTGCttatattgttttaaaataaaGTCTTTTTGTTTGCCTtggatttaattaatttatccactTACAATATATTCAGCACCGCGTGGGACTTGACTTCAGTCTCAAGACTTGTGTTTAATTGGTTCTTCGCCTCCATTGCTGACTTATTCAAAGTACACGTTAACCTTGGCAGTGTTATAAATAGTTAGCCATCTCTATTCGGGATAATCGATTCTAGTTGTGAAAATGGGTGCTCTCAGAATTCGTAAGCAAACAATGTGGTCAGATTTGCCTGAACATTTGATGGAGAGAATACTGGAATGCCTTCCAGTGGACTGCTTCTTCCGTTTCAGGGCCGTTTGCAAGACCTGGAATACTCTCTTCTCATCACCTCACTTCAATTCCATAGCAAGAAATAGCCAGCCATTTCTCATTCTTTGCCCTGCCAAAACCCAACTGCCCTCCCtaatctattccttcatcacccaCACTTGGCGAACCATATCTTTATCTTTCATACCTCATGATTGCCCCATCAATTTCAGAGGATCTGCTTCCGGGTTGCTCTTGGTAGACATTAACGCCAATGTTTTCTTTGGCTTTAATTCTTCAACGCTATGTGTTTGCAATCCTCTTACCCAAACGTACACCACGCTGCCACAGATGGTTTCTGTGAGTAGAATTATGGCCAAGGCAATTTTACCAGCGGGTAATAAGACGGAAGAATATACAGTCATGGTGGTGGGCAGGAGCAGCAGTGATAAGGTTATAGTAGAAGCATACAATTCTACGACCAAGACATGGAAAGTTGCAGGCAGCATTCCTGATGTGATTATAAGAAACGAAAACATGTTCTTCTGTAAGGGCTCTTTGTTCTGTGTGACTGCCACTGGCGGCATAATGGCCTACAATATTGAACAGGAGATGACCACAATTATGACCATGCCCACAGCAGACGCCGAAAATTTGTCGATTCGGCTTGTTTGTTGTAAGAGTGGTGTGTTTGTGGTTGGGACAATCGAAGAAAATCACATTTTGAAAGGCGTAGTTATGTGGGAGTTAGTTTCTCCCAAGACGTCAATGGAGGACTACAAGTGGGAAGAGATTGGGAAAATGCCCAGCTCTGTGTGTGAGGAATTTAAGAGAAGCTCGAATTCAAATTGGTTCGAGTGTGTGGGAGTGGGAGATAAGACCTGTTTGAGAGCTAATGAGAGCATGGAGATACTTGTTTATGATGTGAGCAAAAGCTCTTGGAATTGGCTACCCAAGTTTCCTGCAGATTTGAGATATGTGAGCATGAGATGCCTACCACTGGAAATTATGGCTGGTACTGAATAATCTTAAGTTTGGTAGTGATCTTATGCGGTGTATCGGGGAATCAAAACTTGTATGACAGCAAGAATACGTAGGAGTAAGTGCTGGAGGTGGCACGAATTTCTTTCATTGtttatttgtttaaaataaaaAGCTGGTCAGCTCAGATAATATGAGTGACAGAAAAAGACAGATTTATGATCTGGGAATTGGATTTCCATGTGCTCCGTCAGCTGTGGGTTATTAAACGCTCCATtgagaaataaattaaatttacccATTTGTATAATTTTGGTTTGAAGGTTGTTTGGTTAAGTTAGCTAATATttttagccgataggctatatcCTGTGGGGGCCACCCCACGTCTAAAAATTGTCTCACGTCTTCATATTTTTACTTTCCGTTGCCGATAATGTTTTTCCACCGTTTTTCGTTTCAAATTTATTCGTCGGATGTTTATTTCCCTCGAGGAAAGCGGAATTTCAAAGTTTAACGCGGAACACGGTGCCTTATCAACGTTGTCAAACTGCGCATATGATTCCTGGAAATTGAGAAAGTGGACGGAAAGTGGTGGGTAACTAACGTTGGTACTAGAAAGACTGAGCAtcgtatttttatttttattttttagggaaAAGGTCGAGGTATTATAATAAAAGAGAGATTACAATATAAAAGGAAAAGACTTGAAAGAAAAAAAGGACACACTTCATACTAGGATGCAAAAAACAACTGTTCCTTAGGCTACTAACTCTTCCACAATATGAAGTAAAGATAAAACATTACACTTCGAATACATGgaattaaaatttcaaaataagtCTTATCTGAAAAGATGTTCCAAGAAGAAAGACAGGGCCACTCCATGACTCCTTCCATTACCAGTTGTGAAGACAGATCCAACCTCCAACAAAACTTCCGATCTCTGGCAAAATGATCATCAATCGCATTGAAGGATAGAAGCCAGCCAAACCACCAACCAGCTACTGAGCCGGCCAAGGGAAAACCTGCAAAGATGACAATCACGATTGCATCCCACTCGAACCAACCAAAACAAGCAGTGACAGTACCCATAAGAAA is part of the Cryptomeria japonica chromosome 10, Sugi_1.0, whole genome shotgun sequence genome and harbors:
- the LOC131040461 gene encoding F-box/kelch-repeat protein At5g15710-like, translating into MGALRIRKQTMWSDLPEHLMERILECLPVDCFFRFRAVCKTWNTLFSSPHFNSIARNSQPFLILCPAKTQLPSLIYSFITHTWRTISLSFIPHDCPINFRGSASGLLLVDINANVFFGFNSSTLCVCNPLTQTYTTLPQMVSVSRIMAKAILPAGNKTEEYTVMVVGRSSSDKVIVEAYNSTTKTWKVAGSIPDVIIRNENMFFCKGSLFCVTATGGIMAYNIEQEMTTIMTMPTADAENLSIRLVCCKSGVFVVGTIEENHILKGVVMWELVSPKTSMEDYKWEEIGKMPSSVCEEFKRSSNSNWFECVGVGDKTCLRANESMEILVYDVSKSSWNWLPKFPADLRYVSMRCLPLEIMAGTE